The Staphylococcus simiae genome includes the window ACGGCGAATCTTTAACTGCTAATAAATTAAATCATATTATGTTAACTGTTTACCAACAGTTCTTTGGTAACACAGTTGAATTCACTGATGGAGCAGAATTAACTTGGATGAGACAATCACATTATTATATGGGGTTATATTCTTATACCTATTCTGCCGGATTAACAATCGGTACAGTTGTCGCTAATAAGATAAACAATGAAGGTCAATCTGCAGTAGCAGCATGGTTAGAAACACTTAAAAAAGGTGGAAGTGCTAGTCCAATTGAATTGGCTAAAACTGCTGGTGTCGATATTACAACTGATGAACCGTTAAAAGCAACAATACATCATATTTCAAATTTAGTGGATGAAGTTGAATCCTTAACAAATCAAATCGAGCAACAGTTATAAAAAATACCAAGGTTATGAAGTTTTACCATTATTATGATGATGGAACTCCATATCCTTGGTTTTGTTATTGTTCATAATGTGAACCTGTTAAATAAAAATAAACACTCTCAGCAATATTAATGATATGATCCCCTATTCGTTCTAAATGTCTAGCAGCTAGGTGTGCTTGTCCTGCAACAAATGGGTCATTATCTATTAAGTATGTTGTATTAATAATATGACTATACAAATCATCAATATCTTCATCACGTTGAATTATTTCTTTTAATAAAATGATATCGTTATTTTTAAAAGCATGGTCTAAATCTTTCAACATTAACATAGCCAATTTCCCCATCGTTACTAATCTTGTTAAGACATAATCATCTGTAATTTTAGTACGCAATCTGATTTTTGCGATACTCGCAGCATTATCTCCTATTCGTTCTAGATCAGAAGCAATTTTCAAAGAAGACATCATCATCCTTAAATCTTTAGCCATTGGTTGTTGCTTAGTAATTAACATAATCACCTTTTCATTAATATCGTAATTTTGTGCATTAATTTTTTTATCGTTATTAACCGTTTGTCGTGCGAATTGACGATCATCAATACTTAATGACATTAAAGCGTTATCTATACTAAAATACACATGGGTACCTAATCTTTGTATATCTTTTATCAAACTGTCTAACTGATCTTGATAACGTTGTCTAATAATAGTCATCATTATTAACCAAACCTTCCAGAAATGTAATCTTCAGTCTGTTTATCAGCGGGATTTGAGAAAATTTTGTCAGTATCATCGTATTCATTGACGTAACCATTTAAGAAAAATGCTGTTTTATCAGAGACACGAGCAGCTTGTTGCATATTATGAGTGACCATAACAATGGTATAGTGTTCTTTCAACTCTTGTACCAATTCTTCAACACGTAATGTAGATATTGGATCAAGTGCTGATGTAGGTTCATCCATTAAGATAACTTCTGGTTCAATCGCTAAGCATCTGGCAATACACACACGTTGTTGTTGACCACCAGATAAACTGTAAGCATTTGTATGCAGTCTATCTTTTAATTCATCCCAAATTGCAGCACCACGTAATGATTTTTCAACAATGTCGTCTAGTATTTTTTTATTTTTAATACCATGAATTTTTGGTCCATAAGTAATATTGTCATAAATTGACTTTGGAAAAGGATTAGGCTGTTGGAAGACCATACCCACATTTGTTCTTAATTGTTCTTTTGAATATGTTGAGTCAAAAATATCTTGGTCTCTATATAATATTTTGCCTGCAGTTTTGACAGATGGTACAAGCTCAACCATACGATTTAATGTTTTGATATATGTTGATTTACCGCAACCAGATGGTCCGATAATTGCTGTGATTTGATTTTCTAAAATGTCTAAATTAATATTTTGCAAGGCATGATTGTTACCGTACCATAAATCAAGATGTTGTGTAGAATAAATGACCTTCTTTTTATTATCATCTTTAATCTTTTGATGGCTTTGAAATTCAACATTTTTATTTAGTTGAGAAATGTTTTTTGCTTGAGCTAATGTTTGAGTCATATTATTCTCTCCTTTTTACTAATCAATAATGTAAAAATCTAGTTTTATTAGAATTTTTTACTAAATTTGTTACGTAATAAGATAGCTATACCATTCATTAATACTAAAATGACTAACAATACAATAATGCCTGCCGATGCAACATTTTGGAATTCTTCTTGAGGCATTTTAGCCCATGTAAATATTTGGATTGGTAATGCTGAGAATTCATCTAAAATACTATGTGGTAGGACAAGAAGTATCGTTGGTATACCGATTAATACAAGTGGAGCTGTTTCTCCTAATGCTCGGGATAATGATAAAATAAATCCGGTTAATATACTTGGTAAAGCAGCCGGTAAGACGATACGACGAATCGTTTGCCATTTATTAGCACCTAAGCCATATGACGCTTGTCTAACTGAATTAGGTACTGCTCTTATAGCTTCTTGGCTTGAAACAATAATAATAGGCAAAATAAGTAACGTCATCGTTAAAGCTGCTGCCAAAATACTGTTACCCATTTTTAAACCTTCAATTCCTGCCCCACCTACAAACAATGTATAGCCTAGTAAACCAAAGACAACAGAAGGGACACCTGCTAAATTTGAAATACTTATTTTTATAAATTGCGTGAATTTATTATGAGTGGCATATTCTTCTAAATAGATAGCAGTTCCAATTCCTAAAATAATTGATAATGGAATAATGCTTAACATTAACCATAATGAACCGATTAATGCGCCTTTAATGCCAGCCATTGATGGTGTAGAAGACGAAAAATTTGTAAAAAATTCTATCGATAAATGCCCTGCACCTTTCATAATAGTTTGTGTAAGTAATGCTATTAATACTACTAAGCCTAGTAACGTACATGCTAAAGAAATATATTTAAAAATAGTGTTAATTATCGTTCGTTTTGTCATCTGACGATGAACCATTTGTTGATCTACTAAATGCTTATGCTCATTATTTGTTAATTCCATATTAGTACTCCTCTCTGAAACGTTTCGCTATCCATTGAGAAAGTAAATTCATCACTAAAGTAAAAATAAACAATGTGAATCCAACAGCATAAATACTGTAATAAATATCTGAACCAAATGTTGCGTCACCTGTAGCAATTTCAACGATATAGCCTGTCATTGTTTGTATAGAAGTTGTTAGACTTAATGATGAAGTTGGCGAACTACCTGCTGCTAATGACACAATCATAGTTTCACCAATAGCTCTCGAAATGGCTAAAACAATAGAAGCGACGATGCCAGATGTTGCTGCTGGTAAGACAACTTTTGTAGCAACTTCAAATTTAGTTGCACCTAAGCCATACGCACCTTCACGAATTTTATTAGGGACGGATGCCATAGCATCTTCACTGAGACTTGTAATTAATGGAATTATCATAACACCCACAACTAATCCAGGACTTAGTGCGTTGAATTCACCTAAACTTGGAATTATTGTTCTTAATATAGGCGTTACAAATGTTAAGGCAAAGAAACCAAAGACAATAGTTGGTATACCTGCCAATATTTCTAAAATGGGTTTTATAATACGTCTCGCTTTATCACTAGCATATTCACTTAAATAAATTGCAGCACCAAGTCCAATGGGTACAGCGAAAATAGTGGCAACTAAAGTAATTTTTAATGTTCCAATGATTAGTGCCCAAATACCAAATTGAGGATTAGAGCCAGTAGGATTCCAAGTTGTAGAAAATAAAAACTCACTGATAGGTACTCTTGTGAAGAACGTAATGGTTTCAGTTAATAACGTAAATAAAATTCCTAATGTCGTTAATATTGAAACTCCTGAAATCAAAGCTAAAATAATAGGTACAATTTTATCGCTATACTTTCCCTTTTTGTTATTATGTTCATTAATTAAAGTTTTAATATTTGTAGATGAAGTCATATTCAAACCTCTTTCTCTAGCTCCCAATTGAATAAATATAATAATAAAGATGAATCATTATTTAATACTCACATTTAAAAGTCCAATTACAACAATACCTTTTAATTATGAGTTATCGAAACTCGATAACGTTTCATCATTTTATTTTGAATAATGCGCTATAAAATATTATTTTTTATCTTTTGAAGCTTGTT containing:
- the pstC gene encoding phosphate ABC transporter permease subunit PstC translates to MTSSTNIKTLINEHNNKKGKYSDKIVPIILALISGVSILTTLGILFTLLTETITFFTRVPISEFLFSTTWNPTGSNPQFGIWALIIGTLKITLVATIFAVPIGLGAAIYLSEYASDKARRIIKPILEILAGIPTIVFGFFALTFVTPILRTIIPSLGEFNALSPGLVVGVMIIPLITSLSEDAMASVPNKIREGAYGLGATKFEVATKVVLPAATSGIVASIVLAISRAIGETMIVSLAAGSSPTSSLSLTTSIQTMTGYIVEIATGDATFGSDIYYSIYAVGFTLFIFTLVMNLLSQWIAKRFREEY
- the pstB gene encoding phosphate ABC transporter ATP-binding protein PstB encodes the protein MTQTLAQAKNISQLNKNVEFQSHQKIKDDNKKKVIYSTQHLDLWYGNNHALQNINLDILENQITAIIGPSGCGKSTYIKTLNRMVELVPSVKTAGKILYRDQDIFDSTYSKEQLRTNVGMVFQQPNPFPKSIYDNITYGPKIHGIKNKKILDDIVEKSLRGAAIWDELKDRLHTNAYSLSGGQQQRVCIARCLAIEPEVILMDEPTSALDPISTLRVEELVQELKEHYTIVMVTHNMQQAARVSDKTAFFLNGYVNEYDDTDKIFSNPADKQTEDYISGRFG
- the phoU gene encoding phosphate signaling complex protein PhoU translates to MTIIRQRYQDQLDSLIKDIQRLGTHVYFSIDNALMSLSIDDRQFARQTVNNDKKINAQNYDINEKVIMLITKQQPMAKDLRMMMSSLKIASDLERIGDNAASIAKIRLRTKITDDYVLTRLVTMGKLAMLMLKDLDHAFKNNDIILLKEIIQRDEDIDDLYSHIINTTYLIDNDPFVAGQAHLAARHLERIGDHIINIAESVYFYLTGSHYEQ
- the pstA gene encoding phosphate ABC transporter permease PstA yields the protein MELTNNEHKHLVDQQMVHRQMTKRTIINTIFKYISLACTLLGLVVLIALLTQTIMKGAGHLSIEFFTNFSSSTPSMAGIKGALIGSLWLMLSIIPLSIILGIGTAIYLEEYATHNKFTQFIKISISNLAGVPSVVFGLLGYTLFVGGAGIEGLKMGNSILAAALTMTLLILPIIIVSSQEAIRAVPNSVRQASYGLGANKWQTIRRIVLPAALPSILTGFILSLSRALGETAPLVLIGIPTILLVLPHSILDEFSALPIQIFTWAKMPQEEFQNVASAGIIVLLVILVLMNGIAILLRNKFSKKF